The following coding sequences are from one Coffea arabica cultivar ET-39 chromosome 11e, Coffea Arabica ET-39 HiFi, whole genome shotgun sequence window:
- the LOC113719104 gene encoding aspartate--tRNA ligase 2, cytoplasmic: MADVSKEGGEGTMGEEEAAAGKKFSKKEAAKLERQRKRQEHAAAAALSAVSIDETDPLASNYGDVPLIELQSKAVTGRKWTEVADLTEELKDQVVLIRGRAQTIRAVGKKMAFLVVREKGFTVQCVLTVTPDVLSGQMVKYAAALSKESIIDVEGVVSVPKDPIKGASQQVEVQVRKLYCVSKAIPILPINIEDAARSDAEIEKAEQAGEKLVRVNQDTRLNNRFLDLRTPANQAIFRVQCQVGTLFRQFLLSEGCIEIHTPKLIPGSSEGGSAVFKLEYKGQPACLAQSPQLHKQMAICADFGRVFEIGPVFRAEDSFTHRHLCEFVGLDVEMEIKEHYSEVMDVVDRLFVSMFDSINQNCKKELDAIGRQYPFEPLKYLPKTLRLTFEEGIQILKEAGVEVDPLGDLNTETERKLGQLVFEKYGTEFYILHRYPLAVRPFYTMPCYDNPAYSNSFDVFIRGEEIISGAQRVHVPEFLAQRAESCGIDVRTISTYIDSFRCGAPTHGGFGVGLERVVMLYCALNNVRKTSLFPRDPQRLAP; the protein is encoded by the exons ATGGCAGACGTATCTAAAGAAGGAGGAGAAGGGACAATGGGGGAGGAGGAGGCGGCGGCCGGAAAGAAGTTCTCCAAGAAGGAAGCTGCCAAGCTCGAACGCCAGAGAAAGCGGCAGGAGCACGCGGCGGCGGCGGCTTTGTCGGCCGTCTCGATTGACGAGACCGATCCATTGGCTTCCAATTACGGAGACGTGCCGTTGATTGAGCTCCAGTCCAAGGCCGTGACGGGGCGGAAGTGGACCGAGGTGGCTGATTTGACTGAGGAATTGAAAGATCAGGTGGTCTTGATCCGAGGTAGGGCGCAAACCATTCGAGCCGTCGGGAAAAAAATGGCTTTTTTGGTGGTGAGGGAAAAGGGTTTTACTGTACAGTGTGTGTTGACGGTGACGCCGGATGTTCTCAGCGGGCAGATGGTGAAGTACGCCGCAGCATTGAGTAAGGAATCTATAATTGACGTCGAAGGCGTGGTTTCAGTCCCTAAAGACCCCATTAAAGGCGCTTCTCAGCAG GTGGAAGTACAAGTGAGGAAACTTTATTGCGTTAGCAAAGCTATCCCTATACTGCCTATAAATATTGAGGATGCTGCCAGAAGTGATGCTGAAATTGAAAAAGCTGAGCAG GCTGGAGAGAAACTTGTTCGTGTTAATCAGGATACTCGTCTGAATAACAGATTTCTCGACCTACGCACACCTGCTAATCAGGCAATATTCCGCGTTCAATGTCAAGTTGGGACG TTATTTAGGCAGTTTTTGCTATCTGAAGGGTGTATTGAGATCCATACACCCAAACTGATACCTGGTTCTAGTGAAGGGGGTTCAGCTGTATTTAAGCTGGAGTACAAAGGGCAACCTGCATGTCTTGCTCAGTCACCTCAGCTCCACAAACAAATGGCAATCTGTGCTGATTTTGGGCGCGTCTTTGAGATTGGTCCTGTTTTCAGAGCTGAAGATTCATTTACACATAGACATTTGTGTGAGTTTGTAGGTCTTGATGTTGAAATGGAGATAAAGGAACATTATTCAGAG GTGATGGATGTTGTTGATCGCTTATTTGTGTCCATGTTTGACAGTATAAATCAGAACTGTAAAAAGGAGCTTGATGCCATTGGCAGACAATATCCTTTTGAGCCTTTAAAG TACTTGCCCAAGACGTTGCGGCTTACATTTGAAGAAGGAATTCAAATTCTGAAG GAAGCAGGGGTTGAAGTTGATCCCCTTGGGGACCTGAACACAGAAACAGAAAGAAAACTGGGACAGCTTGTGTTTGAGAA GTATGGCACAGAGTTCTACATACTTCATCGCTATCCTTTGGCTGTCCGGCCATTTTATACAATGCCTTGTTATGATAATCCTGCTTATAGTAATTCCTTTGATGTTTTTATAAGAG GTGAAGAAATTATATCTGGAGCTCAACGTGTCCATGTACCTGAGTTTTTGGCTCAACGTGCTGAATCATGTGGCATTGATGTCAGGACAATATCAACATATATTGATTCATTTAG ATGTGGTGCACCTACTCACGGTGGCTTTGGAGTAGGATTGGAGCGTGTGGTTATGCTTTATTGTGCATTGAACAATGTCCGTAAGACATCACTTTTCCCCCGTGACCCGCAAAGACTTGCTCCATGA